GCCTCAGCCTCGACTTCGACACCGGTCACCAATACATTGCCGAGTCCACATCCTGGCCCGACGGACAACAACAACGGCACGAGCTTTGATCCCTGCCTTGCGTATTCAGCAGATGAATTGCGGGCATGGGGTGTGAAGCCGGGTTCGGTTGAAGACCTCGCTAACACGCCCTCGCTGCAGCGGGGTTGCGCCTGGTCCGGGGATGGATGGGACGTCCAGCAGACCGTGCTCAATCGCCCCATAAGTGACTATCTCAACCAGGACCTGTTCCCTGGATCTGAACAAGTGACCGTCGAGGGGCTCGCCGCGGTGCGATGGCGTGATGAGGTTGACCCGCAGCGTGTCTGTTACGTGGAGCTTCCTGCTCAGAAAGCGTCCGTGGGAACGATCGTTGGTGTACGGAACCCCCAGGCGCAGAAAGTGATTCCAGACGCCTGCACGAAGGCGATGAGCATTGCAACAGATACAGCCAAGAAGCTGCCCAAGTAGGGCCTGAACAGGGGAGACGATTTCATGGCTGACGATGGATGGCAGAGCCGTTCTCATGCTGACATTGTGGGGAAGCTAGGTGCGCTGAAGGCGGACAACGCGTTCACTCTGGCCAACACATGGAGCGATGTATACACGAAGCTCTCTGATGCGGCCGTCTCATACGGCAATGCGAAATCCAAACTGGCAGAGCCAGATTTCTGGACGGGTAAAGGCCCTGAGGCTGCGCTCGATGAGATGACTACCAAGGAACGCGAACTCAATTCGGACAGTGGGACGTCAGCGAAAGCGGGCAAGATGAGTACAGCCTTGTTCCAGGACGGCGAGGTGCTCTCGCAGTCCTCGCGGGTAGCGCAAGCGTATCCGGTGCCGCCCGATGACACCGATGCTGATTCCAAAAAGAAGCTGCTGGAGGCGGTCAGGGCTGAGGCGCAGCGCCTTTACACCTCGCCGTTGGAGGCCGACCGGCCCAAGTTCACGGAAGACTCGAATACCACTGCTGGTGGCCCTATGCCTGCGGGGCCTGGCGGCAACAACGACGGCGGTGGTGGTTCGAGTTCGGGCGGTTCTGGCAGCGGTACTCAAACCCCGCCGTCATCCTCGGACGGCTTGGCCAGCAAGGACACCAAACCGCAACTGGCCGGTGGCGAGGGTCAGCAGGCTGGCGCAGGTCAAGGACAGGGCGGCCAGGGCAGTGGTTCCGGTGGCGGCACTCCGGGTGGTGGTCAGGGCGCGGGTTCTGGTGGTGCTGGTTCTGGTTTGGGTTCTGGCTCGGGTGGTTCTGGCCTGCCGATCGGTAGCACGACTGCGGCTGGGTTCTCGCCGTCATCGACGGGTACGGGCGTCGGTGGGTCAGGTTCAGGTGTGGGCGGACCTGGCGGGCTGAGCGCGCTGCGCGGTGGGGCGGGCTTGCCGGGCGGTGCCGCAGCTGGTGCTGGCGGTGGTGGCGTGAATCCCGCTGGTGTGGGTGCTGCCGGTGTACGTGGCATGGGCCCCATGGGAATGATGGGAGGCGCCGGTGGGCACGGTCGCGGGGGCAAGGGTGAAGACGATGACGATCACGCGACGCCGCAGATCCTGATCAATTACGACAACACCGACGAGTTCATGGGCGACATGCCAGCAGCTTCACCGGGGGTTATCGGTGACTGGTCCGAGCAGGAGAAAGCCGAAAAGGCAGCGCGGGATCGGGAAGTTCGCCGCTACAAAGCCCTTGGCTGGGACGTGAAGTTCGAGTGACCACGGCCGGTGTGCCGGAAGGGGTACGGCGATGAGTGAGACCTTCAATGTGAGGTCAGAAGATCTTCACCGGCACGGTGAGTCGATTCTTGACGCGGTGAAGATCTCCCGCGACGAGCACGCGGGCCATCACGATCAGATTGAGGAGGCCTCCTCCGGTTGGATCGGTGAATCGGCCTCTGCCCTCGTGGATCTACACAAAGCATGGGTTGACCAGCGTGCGACGCTGCATCACCAACTTAACCAAGTTGGTATCGGCATGCAGGAAGACGCCAAGACGTTCGCGGCCATGGAGGAGCAGAACCGTGGCTCGATCGGTAAGGCGAATCCCGCAAATGGGGGAGCTTAGGTCATGGTGACCCCCGCTGATATCGAGAAGTGGAATCCGGACAAGCTACTTGCTGTGATCGGGACCGCTGAGAGCGCCCACAAATCTCTGGAGAAACTTGGCGAGAATTACGACGGCACCAAACGGAGTTTGAGTGACTGGGGTGGTTTGACGGCCGAGGCGTGGAAGGCCCAACACGGTAAACTGCGTACCGACATCACCGAGCAGGGTCGGCAGGCTAAAGCTGTCGCCGACGCCATGAAGCCCCTCTATGACGAGGTCCTGGCCGTCAAGCGCGAGTACCAAGACATCAAGGGGACTGTCGAGCGAAACGCGTCATTCGACAGCTCGGGTGCCACCGTCCATTGGAAACTCAATCCGAACGGCACTATCAACACGGGTGGCGCGTCCCTGGATTACCAGTCCGCGATGGTCAAACAGGACCTCGAACAACGTATGCAGAATGTCTTGACCAAGGCAACCACTGTCGATGCGGACATCGCAAATGCATTGCGTGCCATCACGTCCGGCGGTGTGCCAACCATCGGCGGCCAG
The nucleotide sequence above comes from Mycobacteroides saopaulense. Encoded proteins:
- a CDS encoding DUF3558 family protein; this translates as MRWLMSLPIAACIVALTAAGCTDTTGGIAKTDSSASKQSASASTSTPVTNTLPSPHPGPTDNNNGTSFDPCLAYSADELRAWGVKPGSVEDLANTPSLQRGCAWSGDGWDVQQTVLNRPISDYLNQDLFPGSEQVTVEGLAAVRWRDEVDPQRVCYVELPAQKASVGTIVGVRNPQAQKVIPDACTKAMSIATDTAKKLPK
- a CDS encoding WXG100 family type VII secretion target; the protein is MSETFNVRSEDLHRHGESILDAVKISRDEHAGHHDQIEEASSGWIGESASALVDLHKAWVDQRATLHHQLNQVGIGMQEDAKTFAAMEEQNRGSIGKANPANGGA